The following coding sequences are from one Sphingomonadaceae bacterium OTU29LAMAA1 window:
- a CDS encoding BolA/IbaG family iron-sulfur metabolism protein has product MPMAADDIAALIRAAIPDADVEITDLAGDGDHYAARVVSPSFAGLPLRKQHQAVYAALGHRMGGELHALQLKTAAA; this is encoded by the coding sequence ATGCCGATGGCTGCCGACGACATCGCTGCCCTGATCCGCGCTGCGATTCCCGATGCGGACGTGGAGATCACCGATCTCGCCGGCGACGGCGATCATTATGCGGCGCGCGTGGTGTCGCCGAGTTTCGCGGGGCTGCCGCTCCGCAAGCAACATCAGGCGGTCTATGCGGCGCTGGGGCATCGCATGGGCGGCGAACTGCACGCGCTGCAATTGAAAACCGCAGCGGCTTGA
- a CDS encoding M56 family metallopeptidase, producing MSGWLAGTNAAGWLVEALIASTVLMVLVMLMRGPVRNTFGPQVGYALWALPVLRLLLPPLPDAWRQAAVTPVSQASETLTIFVVEGSATGTATAASGLSIGLIVGGLWALGALGFLLWHLTSHTRFCRRLLGSAAAVEEVRGVHVIASDVATGPLAFGVLRRYVAFPLDFADRYDADERELALEHEIGHHQRGDLIANWVALAVLAIHWFNPIAWRAFRAFRADQELANDARVLAGRSTIDRHAYACAIVKAAHGGAVSAACHLHTIDDLKGRIRMLSTSPRSRRRLAAGGALVSALVLAGLGLTASGTSAAAALGGRVGETLGVDMQAVPPAPPAPPLPNGVAAPQPLEAPQPPVAAKSPKRIVVNRVGKDGKVNTYTSAPDGTFDDEAIQQMVDRSLKMAPEVTERSCTNGRDGGPKEIVVHATKGEKRTMVICTNRIESMVSAGGAAAVNVEQIRRNAMETALASVQASRASIAGNRDMNDADRKEALAEMDAAVAELRTEMASPDKD from the coding sequence ATGAGCGGCTGGCTGGCCGGTACCAATGCGGCCGGGTGGCTGGTCGAGGCGCTGATCGCCTCGACCGTCCTGATGGTGCTGGTGATGCTGATGCGCGGTCCGGTACGCAACACTTTCGGCCCGCAGGTCGGTTATGCGCTTTGGGCGCTGCCGGTGCTGCGGCTGCTGCTGCCGCCCTTGCCCGATGCTTGGCGGCAAGCCGCCGTCACCCCGGTCTCGCAGGCGAGCGAGACACTGACGATCTTCGTCGTCGAGGGCAGCGCGACCGGGACGGCGACCGCTGCGTCCGGGCTGTCGATCGGCCTCATCGTCGGCGGATTATGGGCGCTGGGAGCGCTGGGCTTCCTACTCTGGCATCTCACCAGCCATACCCGTTTCTGCCGGCGCCTGCTCGGCTCCGCCGCGGCGGTCGAGGAAGTGCGGGGCGTGCACGTCATCGCCAGCGATGTCGCGACCGGGCCGCTCGCGTTCGGCGTGCTGCGCCGGTATGTCGCCTTTCCGCTCGATTTCGCCGATCGCTACGACGCCGATGAGCGTGAGCTGGCCCTGGAGCATGAGATCGGCCACCATCAGCGCGGCGACCTGATCGCGAACTGGGTCGCGCTCGCCGTGCTGGCGATCCATTGGTTCAATCCGATTGCCTGGCGCGCCTTCCGCGCTTTCCGTGCCGATCAGGAACTCGCCAATGACGCCCGTGTGCTGGCCGGCCGATCGACGATCGATCGTCACGCCTACGCCTGTGCAATCGTCAAGGCGGCGCACGGCGGCGCGGTGTCCGCGGCTTGCCACCTTCATACCATCGATGATCTGAAAGGGAGAATACGGATGCTATCCACCTCGCCACGCTCGCGTCGTCGCCTCGCCGCTGGAGGCGCGCTCGTCTCCGCTCTCGTCCTCGCCGGTCTTGGGCTGACTGCCTCCGGCACCAGCGCGGCCGCCGCGCTAGGCGGCCGGGTCGGTGAGACGCTGGGCGTAGACATGCAGGCCGTACCGCCCGCACCGCCGGCGCCGCCGCTGCCGAACGGCGTCGCCGCACCGCAACCGCTCGAAGCACCGCAGCCGCCCGTCGCCGCCAAATCGCCAAAGCGCATCGTCGTCAATCGCGTCGGCAAGGATGGCAAGGTCAACACCTATACATCCGCGCCCGACGGGACGTTCGACGACGAGGCAATCCAGCAAATGGTCGATCGCTCGCTGAAGATGGCGCCCGAAGTCACCGAACGCAGCTGCACCAACGGCAGAGATGGCGGCCCCAAGGAGATCGTTGTTCACGCGACAAAGGGCGAGAAGCGCACGATGGTGATCTGCACCAATCGGATCGAGAGTATGGTGTCCGCCGGGGGCGCCGCCGCGGTGAACGTCGAACAGATCCGACGCAATGCGATGGAGACCGCCCTCGCTAGCGTGCAGGCATCGCGTGCCAGCATTGCCGGCAACCGCGACATGAACGATGCGGACCGCAAGGAGGCACTCGCCGAGATGGACGCGGCCGTCGCCGAGCTGCGCACCGAAATGGCGTCGCCCGACAAGGATTGA
- a CDS encoding MBL fold metallo-hydrolase, producing the protein MAEHPTGIPIQLEPLVSRVLATNPSPYTNGGTQTHVVGTCDLAVIDPGPADDVHIEALMRVINGRPVRAIVVTHHHRDHSPGSRLLAAATGAPIVGAAPGHIVSDSPRLDAAFDMDYTPDRILTEGDSVAGDGWTLEAVATPGHTSNHLAFALPETKALFSGDHVMGWATSVISPPDGDMGQYMASLDKLLGRDDRIYYPGHGEAVENPQRLVRGMLGHRRQREGQILRLLRQAPLHLGPITARMYVGLDPRLIPAAERSVLAHLYDLRGRGMVDEEDDTWRTAA; encoded by the coding sequence ATGGCTGAGCATCCGACCGGTATCCCGATCCAGCTCGAGCCGCTCGTCTCACGGGTGCTCGCGACCAATCCCTCGCCGTACACCAACGGTGGTACGCAGACCCACGTCGTCGGCACGTGCGATCTGGCCGTAATCGATCCCGGCCCCGCAGACGATGTACATATCGAGGCGCTGATGCGGGTCATCAACGGCCGCCCGGTACGCGCGATCGTGGTCACCCATCATCACCGCGATCACAGTCCCGGCAGCCGGTTGCTCGCCGCAGCCACCGGCGCGCCGATCGTCGGCGCCGCGCCCGGCCACATCGTCAGCGACAGCCCGCGTCTGGATGCGGCATTTGACATGGACTATACGCCCGACCGTATCCTGACGGAAGGCGACAGCGTCGCGGGTGACGGCTGGACGTTGGAAGCGGTCGCCACGCCCGGTCACACCTCCAATCATCTCGCCTTCGCGCTGCCGGAAACAAAGGCGCTGTTTTCGGGCGATCATGTGATGGGATGGGCGACGAGCGTGATCTCACCGCCTGACGGCGACATGGGGCAGTATATGGCGAGCCTCGACAAGCTATTGGGGCGCGATGACCGGATCTATTATCCCGGACACGGCGAGGCGGTGGAGAACCCGCAGCGACTGGTCCGCGGCATGCTCGGGCATCGCAGGCAGCGCGAGGGGCAGATCCTTCGCCTGCTGCGCCAGGCCCCGTTGCACCTCGGCCCGATTACTGCGCGCATGTACGTCGGGCTCGACCCGCGGTTGATCCCGGCGGCGGAGCGATCGGTACTGGCGCATCTGTACGACCTGCGCGGGCGCGGCATGGTCGATGAGGAGGACGACACATGGCGGACGGCGGCGTGA
- a CDS encoding DUF1476 domain-containing protein has product MTVFDDHRRADEAQFARAEEMTFRITARRNRLLGHWAAEQMALTPEEADAYAKAVVQADFEEAGDEDVVRKLLGDLTAAGVDTNDVTVRRALAERAIEARRQLMQAE; this is encoded by the coding sequence ATGACGGTGTTCGACGACCATAGACGCGCTGACGAAGCGCAGTTCGCCCGGGCGGAGGAAATGACGTTTCGCATCACCGCGCGGCGTAACCGTTTGTTGGGTCATTGGGCTGCCGAACAGATGGCACTGACGCCGGAAGAGGCTGATGCCTATGCCAAGGCGGTGGTCCAGGCGGACTTCGAAGAGGCCGGTGATGAGGATGTCGTGCGCAAGTTGCTCGGTGATTTGACCGCTGCAGGGGTTGATACCAACGATGTCACCGTGCGCCGTGCGCTGGCCGAACGGGCGATCGAAGCGCGTCGCCAACTAATGCAGGCGGAATAA
- a CDS encoding NADPH:quinone oxidoreductase family protein, producing the protein MRALLSTASGGPETLQLTELPDPTPAAGQVLVAVKACAINYPDVLIIEDKYQFKPQRPFAPGGEIAGVIEALGEGVTNWQVGDRVMGVIGHGGLASKIVVDPQRLFHLPDERSFAEGAALILTYGTTIHALLDRGHLQTGQSLLVLGAAGGVGLAAIELGKAYGARVVAAVSSEEKAAAARAAGADGTLIYGRAPFDKEQSKALAEQFKALGGRGGFDVIYDPVGGDYAEPALRAIGWEGRYLVVGFPAGIPKLPLNLTLLKSCDVCGVFWGAFAARDPNANTAHVEQLFRLWREGKIAPRVTDTFPFERGGDAIAKMAARQAIGKLVVFVD; encoded by the coding sequence ATGCGGGCATTGCTGTCAACGGCATCGGGCGGACCTGAAACTCTACAGCTGACGGAACTGCCCGATCCGACCCCGGCTGCGGGTCAGGTCCTTGTCGCGGTAAAGGCATGCGCGATCAACTATCCCGATGTCCTGATCATCGAGGACAAATACCAGTTCAAGCCGCAGCGTCCTTTCGCGCCCGGCGGCGAGATCGCCGGCGTCATCGAAGCACTGGGCGAGGGTGTCACCAACTGGCAGGTCGGCGACCGCGTCATGGGCGTCATCGGCCATGGCGGTCTCGCCAGCAAGATCGTCGTCGACCCGCAGCGATTGTTTCATCTGCCCGATGAGCGCAGCTTTGCCGAGGGCGCTGCCTTGATTCTGACCTATGGCACGACCATTCACGCGTTGCTCGATCGCGGTCATCTGCAAACGGGACAGTCGTTGCTCGTGTTAGGCGCGGCAGGCGGAGTCGGGCTTGCTGCGATCGAACTTGGCAAAGCCTATGGCGCGCGTGTCGTCGCGGCGGTGTCTTCGGAGGAGAAGGCTGCAGCCGCGCGGGCGGCAGGAGCCGACGGGACGCTCATCTATGGGCGTGCCCCGTTCGACAAGGAGCAATCAAAGGCTCTGGCCGAGCAATTCAAGGCCCTGGGTGGGCGTGGCGGGTTCGACGTCATCTACGATCCGGTCGGGGGCGATTATGCGGAACCCGCACTGCGAGCGATCGGCTGGGAGGGACGTTATCTGGTCGTCGGCTTCCCCGCCGGCATCCCGAAGTTGCCGCTTAACCTGACGCTGCTGAAAAGCTGCGATGTGTGCGGGGTGTTCTGGGGAGCCTTTGCCGCCCGTGATCCGAATGCGAACACCGCTCACGTCGAGCAGCTGTTCCGTCTATGGCGCGAAGGCAAAATCGCCCCGCGGGTCACCGACACCTTTCCGTTCGAAAGGGGCGGGGATGCCATCGCCAAGATGGCGGCCCGGCAGGCGATAGGAAAGCTGGTGGTGTTCGTCGACTGA
- the leuD gene encoding 3-isopropylmalate dehydratase small subunit has translation MQPVTTVTGTAYPWGAKNIDTDIIIPAHWLKTITRTGLSRGAFETVRAQPGNVFDDPRYSGAPILIAGDNFGCGSSREHAAWALADMGVQAVIAPSFSDIFSGNAFKNGIVPVVLPQEAVDRLVEVAKDQPITVDLETMTVTTPYQDRFVFELDAFRRQCLMQGLDEIGLTMAKDTAISKFEGAVDQHRPWVASRSGYAGIAVNGIGRT, from the coding sequence ATGCAGCCGGTCACGACCGTCACGGGCACCGCCTACCCCTGGGGTGCCAAGAATATCGACACCGACATCATCATCCCGGCGCATTGGCTGAAGACGATCACGCGCACCGGCCTGTCCCGCGGCGCGTTCGAAACGGTGCGGGCGCAACCGGGTAACGTGTTCGACGATCCGCGCTATTCCGGCGCACCGATCCTGATCGCCGGCGACAACTTCGGCTGCGGGTCGAGCCGTGAGCATGCCGCATGGGCGCTTGCCGACATGGGCGTGCAGGCGGTGATCGCGCCGAGTTTTTCCGACATATTTTCGGGCAACGCCTTCAAGAACGGTATCGTGCCGGTGGTATTGCCGCAGGAGGCGGTCGATCGGCTGGTCGAGGTTGCGAAGGATCAGCCGATCACCGTCGATCTGGAAACGATGACGGTAACGACTCCATATCAGGATCGCTTCGTCTTCGAACTTGATGCTTTCCGCCGCCAATGCCTGATGCAGGGGCTGGACGAGATCGGCCTGACGATGGCAAAGGATACCGCGATTTCGAAATTCGAAGGCGCGGTGGATCAACACCGCCCCTGGGTCGCGAGCAGGAGCGGATATGCGGGCATTGCTGTCAACGGCATCGGGCGGACCTGA
- the leuC gene encoding 3-isopropylmalate dehydratase large subunit, translating into MATRPQTLYEKIWAAHVVERRDDGTCLIYIDRHLVHEVTSPQAFEGLRVAGRRVRRPELTLAVPDHNLPTTPRVDAAGRLLPIADPESAQQLDALRRNTSEFGIDYIDATAAEQGIVHVVGPELGFTLPGTTLVCGDSHTSTHGALGALAFGIGTSEVEHVLATQTLLLSQSKTMEVRVDGTLGFGVSPKDVILAIMGRIGAAGGTGHVIEYTGDVIRNMSIEGRMTVANMSIEGGARAGLVAPDDLTFAYLKGRPMVPQGEAWDKAVAWWRSLATDPAATYDKVVRLDATDIAPALTWGTSPEDVVPITGFVPEPDSFADPSKRAAAQRSLEYMGLTPGTAMQDVAVQHVFIGSCTNSRIEDLRAAAAVADGRHVADGVRAMVVPGSGLVKRQAEAEGLDRVFLSAGFEWREPGCSMCLAMNPDKVPAGERCASTSNRNFVGRQGPGARTHLLSPAMAAAAAVTGRLADVRDLMGAKL; encoded by the coding sequence ATGGCTACCCGACCGCAAACGCTGTACGAAAAAATCTGGGCCGCACACGTCGTCGAACGGCGCGACGACGGCACCTGCCTCATCTACATCGATCGCCACCTCGTCCATGAGGTGACCAGTCCGCAGGCATTCGAAGGGCTCCGGGTCGCGGGCCGCCGCGTGCGCCGTCCCGAACTGACGCTCGCCGTGCCCGACCACAACCTGCCGACCACCCCGCGCGTCGACGCCGCGGGACGCCTGCTGCCGATCGCCGATCCGGAAAGCGCGCAGCAGCTCGACGCGCTCCGCCGCAACACCAGCGAATTCGGCATCGACTATATCGACGCGACGGCAGCCGAGCAGGGCATCGTCCACGTCGTCGGCCCGGAACTGGGCTTCACCCTGCCGGGCACGACATTGGTCTGCGGCGACAGCCACACCTCGACGCACGGCGCACTCGGCGCGCTGGCGTTCGGCATCGGCACCAGCGAGGTCGAGCACGTGCTCGCGACGCAGACGCTGTTGCTCAGCCAGTCGAAGACGATGGAGGTCCGCGTCGACGGAACTTTGGGCTTCGGCGTCAGCCCCAAGGACGTGATCCTCGCGATCATGGGCCGCATCGGCGCGGCGGGCGGCACCGGTCACGTCATCGAATATACCGGCGACGTGATCCGAAATATGTCGATCGAGGGACGGATGACCGTCGCCAACATGTCGATCGAGGGCGGCGCGCGGGCCGGTCTGGTCGCGCCCGACGACCTGACCTTCGCCTATCTCAAGGGGCGGCCGATGGTGCCGCAGGGCGAGGCGTGGGACAAGGCGGTGGCCTGGTGGCGCAGCCTCGCCACCGATCCGGCCGCGACCTACGACAAGGTCGTCCGCCTCGACGCCACCGATATCGCGCCGGCGCTGACCTGGGGCACCAGCCCTGAGGACGTGGTGCCGATCACCGGGTTCGTGCCGGAGCCGGACAGCTTCGCCGATCCGTCGAAGCGCGCGGCGGCACAGCGCAGCCTCGAATATATGGGCCTGACGCCCGGTACCGCGATGCAGGACGTCGCGGTGCAGCACGTCTTCATCGGCAGTTGCACCAACAGCCGGATCGAAGATCTGCGGGCCGCCGCTGCGGTCGCCGACGGTCGCCATGTCGCCGACGGCGTGCGCGCGATGGTGGTGCCGGGATCGGGGCTGGTCAAGCGGCAGGCGGAAGCGGAAGGGCTCGACCGTGTATTCCTGTCCGCCGGCTTCGAATGGCGCGAACCGGGCTGTTCGATGTGTCTGGCGATGAACCCCGACAAGGTGCCTGCGGGGGAACGGTGTGCCTCCACGTCGAACCGGAATTTCGTGGGTCGACAAGGGCCTGGCGCACGCACACACCTGTTGTCGCCGGCGATGGCGGCGGCTGCGGCGGTGACCGGGCGCCTCGCCGACGTTCGCGATCTGATGGGAGCAAAGCTGTGA
- a CDS encoding glycosyltransferase: protein MPPDRGGGRDDRPLLICDLTQSYSPSGGGGISTYLREKRDYVLAETPHHLLQIVPGPADRVTVEGRHIFAEVAADPVRGSPNYRFILRVQAVRSLLARYRPDLIESLCPWVLPWTAIQHRRAYPGTALIAGYRTDFPHAHVARVAQSLFGPAGKFFYWLSLGYTEITYREFDYVYTLGEDARDTLRRRRITRTEVLSLGVDTAMFHPSRRDATYRAELGLPGTGPLLAYAGRIDNEKRADRLIAMMRLLPPAFGAALVMIGDGKLRGQLEREAADVPVAFVGFETDRARLARALASSDLYVSAMADETFGVSIIEAQAAGLPVVGVASGAMPARIPAGLGLLGPVDDIEAMAANVIRLWQDDRRAMRASARAHVEAHFSWSRTFAHLFGTIYPKALERARMRAGSQRPMLWPARTG from the coding sequence ATGCCGCCGGATCGTGGTGGCGGGCGTGACGATCGCCCGCTGCTTATCTGCGATCTGACGCAAAGCTACTCGCCGAGTGGCGGGGGCGGTATCAGCACCTATCTGCGCGAAAAGCGCGATTATGTGCTGGCGGAGACGCCGCATCACCTGTTGCAGATCGTGCCGGGGCCTGCCGATCGCGTCACCGTCGAAGGCCGCCACATCTTCGCCGAGGTCGCGGCCGATCCGGTGCGTGGCAGTCCGAACTACCGGTTCATCCTGCGCGTGCAGGCCGTCCGATCGCTGCTGGCTCGTTATCGTCCCGACCTGATCGAATCACTGTGCCCGTGGGTGCTGCCCTGGACAGCGATCCAGCATCGGCGTGCCTATCCCGGGACAGCGCTGATCGCGGGTTATAGAACCGACTTCCCCCATGCGCATGTCGCCCGCGTCGCGCAGTCGCTGTTCGGGCCGGCAGGCAAGTTCTTCTACTGGCTCAGCCTCGGCTATACCGAAATCACCTATCGTGAGTTCGACTACGTCTACACGCTGGGCGAGGATGCGCGCGATACGCTGCGCCGACGCAGGATCACGCGCACGGAGGTATTGTCGCTGGGCGTCGATACGGCGATGTTCCACCCGTCGCGGCGGGATGCGACCTATCGCGCGGAGCTTGGCCTGCCGGGCACGGGGCCGTTGCTGGCCTATGCCGGGCGCATCGACAACGAGAAGCGGGCGGACCGGCTGATCGCGATGATGCGCCTGCTGCCGCCCGCGTTCGGTGCTGCGCTGGTGATGATCGGCGACGGCAAGCTGCGAGGTCAACTGGAACGGGAGGCAGCGGATGTGCCGGTCGCCTTCGTCGGATTCGAAACCGATCGCGCGCGTCTGGCACGGGCGCTTGCGTCGTCGGATCTCTACGTATCGGCAATGGCGGACGAGACGTTCGGTGTTTCGATCATCGAAGCGCAGGCGGCGGGACTGCCGGTGGTCGGCGTCGCGAGCGGAGCGATGCCGGCGCGGATACCAGCAGGGTTGGGATTGCTCGGGCCAGTGGATGATATCGAGGCGATGGCCGCCAACGTAATACGTCTTTGGCAGGACGATCGCCGTGCGATGCGCGCGTCCGCACGGGCGCATGTCGAGGCGCACTTCAGTTGGTCGCGGACGTTCGCGCATCTGTTCGGCACGATCTATCCCAAAGCGCTAGAGCGTGCCCGCATGCGGGCCGGGTCGCAGCGTCCGATGCTATGGCCGGCGCGGACGGGCTGA
- the grxD gene encoding Grx4 family monothiol glutaredoxin translates to MTDDTNARIDAVVKNNAVVLFMKGSPLFPQCGFSSRAVAILDHLNVEYESVDVLQDQGIRQGIKAYSDWPTIPQLYANGEFVGGSDIMMEMYESGELATVLKGDAAAA, encoded by the coding sequence ATGACCGACGATACAAACGCCCGCATTGATGCAGTCGTGAAGAACAACGCCGTGGTGTTGTTCATGAAGGGCAGCCCCCTGTTTCCGCAATGCGGCTTCTCCAGCCGGGCGGTGGCGATCCTCGATCATCTGAACGTCGAATATGAAAGCGTTGACGTGTTGCAGGATCAAGGCATCCGTCAGGGCATCAAGGCCTATTCGGATTGGCCGACCATCCCGCAGTTGTATGCCAATGGCGAATTCGTCGGAGGCTCGGATATCATGATGGAGATGTACGAGAGCGGCGAACTGGCGACCGTCCTGAAGGGCGATGCCGCCGCGGCCTGA
- a CDS encoding BlaI/MecI/CopY family transcriptional regulator, giving the protein MAERISDAEHAVMEVLWDEAPLTAQDVAERVDPGRGWSANTVKTLLGRLLAKSAIAHQEDGRRYLYRPLVARGDYVSGESKRLIDRLFGGKLTPLVAHLAERDELTAQDIAEIEALLKDLKQ; this is encoded by the coding sequence GTGGCCGAACGAATCAGCGATGCCGAGCATGCGGTCATGGAGGTGCTCTGGGATGAGGCGCCGCTCACGGCGCAGGATGTCGCCGAGCGGGTTGATCCGGGCCGCGGGTGGAGCGCTAACACGGTCAAAACGTTGCTCGGCCGATTGCTCGCCAAATCGGCGATCGCGCATCAGGAGGATGGGCGCCGTTACCTCTACCGGCCACTCGTCGCCCGCGGCGATTACGTTTCGGGCGAATCGAAGCGCCTGATTGACCGGCTGTTCGGCGGCAAGCTGACCCCACTGGTCGCGCATCTGGCCGAACGCGACGAACTCACCGCGCAGGATATCGCCGAGATCGAGGCGCTGCTGAAGGATCTGAAACAATGA
- the nadA gene encoding quinolinate synthase NadA, which yields MELTKSFAGLDLRAEIERLRKDRNAVILAHYYQKPELQDLADYVGDSLDLSRKAQATDADVIAFCGVRFMAETAKILSPDKIVVLPDMDAGCSLEDSCPPDQFAAFRAAHPDHIALTYINCSTEVKALSDIIVTSSSAETILAQLPRDQKIIFGPDRNLGGYLQRKTGREMLLWPGVCIVHEAFSETELLKLKAQHPGAPVAAHPECPAVILDHADYVGSTRGILEFANAMPGDTLIVATEPHIIHQMEKAMPTKRFIGAPGADGNCNCNICPYMALNTLEKLYVALRDLQPRIEIEESLRLKAKTSLDAMLAMASTTVGQGDLGPRTAVPVTGD from the coding sequence ATGGAACTGACCAAAAGCTTCGCGGGGCTCGACCTTCGCGCCGAGATCGAGCGCCTTCGCAAGGATCGCAACGCCGTCATTCTTGCGCATTATTACCAGAAGCCGGAATTGCAGGACCTGGCGGACTATGTCGGCGACAGTCTCGACCTCAGCCGCAAGGCGCAGGCGACCGACGCGGACGTCATCGCATTTTGTGGTGTGCGCTTCATGGCGGAGACGGCGAAGATCCTCAGCCCTGACAAGATCGTCGTCCTGCCCGATATGGATGCCGGCTGTTCGCTGGAAGACAGTTGTCCGCCCGATCAGTTCGCCGCGTTCCGTGCCGCGCATCCTGACCATATCGCGCTGACGTACATCAACTGCTCGACCGAGGTGAAGGCGCTCAGCGACATCATCGTCACCTCGTCGTCGGCGGAGACGATCCTGGCGCAGTTGCCGCGCGATCAGAAGATCATCTTCGGGCCCGACCGCAACCTCGGGGGGTATCTTCAGCGCAAGACCGGGCGCGAGATGTTGCTCTGGCCGGGCGTGTGCATCGTGCACGAGGCGTTCAGCGAGACGGAGTTGCTGAAGCTGAAGGCGCAGCACCCGGGCGCGCCGGTCGCCGCGCATCCCGAATGTCCGGCGGTGATCCTCGATCACGCCGATTACGTCGGATCGACACGTGGTATCCTTGAATTCGCCAATGCCATGCCGGGCGATACCCTGATCGTCGCGACCGAACCGCACATCATCCACCAGATGGAAAAGGCGATGCCGACCAAGCGCTTCATCGGCGCTCCGGGAGCGGACGGCAATTGCAACTGCAACATCTGCCCATACATGGCGCTTAATACATTGGAAAAGCTGTATGTCGCGTTGCGGGATCTGCAGCCGCGGATCGAGATCGAGGAATCGTTGCGGCTGAAGGCAAAAACGAGCCTGGATGCGATGCTCGCCATGGCATCAACGACGGTAGGGCAGGGCGATCTCGGACCCCGGACCGCGGTGCCGGTTACCGGCGACTGA
- a CDS encoding DUF4230 domain-containing protein has protein sequence MADGGVNDPAPASVPSARGATGSFLGKAVGVIILLGLAFLIGLWGVQRYVERRLSPDPTTVASASLEGLREQNRLSAFAARFVAVTTSRQSQLGLSTEKTLIMPGMVRYEVDLGKLTQRDVAWNAETRTLSVRLPPIELDGPQVDMTAIREYGTGGILSRLTDADSRLDAANRRAGQAELVRQARDATPMKLARDATRRAVESSFAMPLRAAGIDANVKVSFAGDPVSSTERWDTSRSLEEVLGNTR, from the coding sequence ATGGCGGACGGCGGCGTGAACGACCCTGCTCCCGCATCGGTCCCGTCTGCGCGCGGTGCGACCGGATCGTTTCTCGGCAAGGCGGTCGGCGTCATCATCCTGCTGGGCCTTGCGTTCCTGATCGGATTGTGGGGCGTGCAGCGGTATGTCGAGCGCCGCCTGTCGCCCGATCCGACCACCGTCGCCAGCGCGAGTCTTGAGGGACTGCGCGAACAGAACCGTCTTTCGGCTTTCGCCGCCCGTTTCGTGGCGGTGACGACATCGCGGCAGTCGCAACTCGGGCTGTCGACGGAAAAGACGCTGATCATGCCCGGTATGGTCCGCTACGAAGTCGATCTCGGCAAATTGACGCAACGCGACGTCGCGTGGAATGCCGAAACGCGGACACTGTCGGTCAGGCTGCCGCCGATCGAGCTGGACGGACCACAGGTCGATATGACGGCGATACGCGAATATGGCACCGGCGGCATCCTTTCGCGGCTGACCGATGCGGACAGCCGGCTTGATGCCGCCAACCGGCGCGCGGGGCAGGCGGAGCTGGTCCGTCAGGCCCGCGACGCGACGCCGATGAAGCTTGCCCGGGACGCGACGCGTCGTGCCGTGGAAAGCAGTTTCGCGATGCCCCTGCGCGCGGCCGGGATCGATGCGAACGTCAAGGTGAGCTTCGCCGGAGACCCGGTTTCATCGACCGAACGCTGGGACACCAGCCGCTCGCTGGAAGAGGTGCTCGGCAACACGCGTTGA